The following DNA comes from Alkalibacter saccharofermentans DSM 14828.
CTTCACTCAAGATGTTTCCTATATGAGGATAGTCTTTCCAAAATTCATTCATTATCAATCACCTGTTATTTTTGTAGTTAAAATTATTTTTAGATAAGTATTTAAGTAGATAATTGGAAACTAGCCCTACAAACAAACCTGTCGGAATTGCTATGATGAACAGGTATGGGAGCAATATTGCAAGTTTGGGATTTGACAGGATAAGCATAGCTATTCCTAGCTGACCCAAGTTGTGAAATATCGCACCTACGATACTTACACTAACCAAACTGAGTTCATTTCTGAACAACTTTATGATTATATACATTGCCAAAAGGCTTAGAACTCCTCCGGTCATTGAATAAATAATTGAAGCCATATTGCCGAAGAGAAGACCGGTTAACAAAGTTCGCGCAATGACAATCAATAGGCAGCTTTTAAAATTCAAGGTGGACAACGCAAGAACTGTTGCAATATTGGCTAGCCCTAATTTGGCACCTTGTATCGGGATTGCGGGCAAAAGTGACTCTATGTAGCTGAGTATCATTGCCTGTGTGACGAGCATGGATATGTATACGAGTTTTTTT
Coding sequences within:
- a CDS encoding Gx transporter family protein; the protein is MKNNTKKLVYISMLVTQAMILSYIESLLPAIPIQGAKLGLANIATVLALSTLNFKSCLLIVIARTLLTGLLFGNMASIIYSMTGGVLSLLAMYIIIKLFRNELSLVSVSIVGAIFHNLGQLGIAMLILSNPKLAILLPYLFIIAIPTGLFVGLVSNYLLKYLSKNNFNYKNNR